A part of Oncorhynchus clarkii lewisi isolate Uvic-CL-2024 chromosome 17, UVic_Ocla_1.0, whole genome shotgun sequence genomic DNA contains:
- the LOC139371242 gene encoding tubulin monoglycylase TTLL3-like yields MFLNLTTEKGLQQIPSPPGEGRVRRSLLNLPIINPERLRTAKVLVDKAVKMRMVFSIQGPYPVVRAALKARGWVERRLPRPNQHWNRCRGDDGNDADDSDDDNDSPDDREEDPDDMYDLMSRMVRNETSYFYWTTRRETVDNRSLRKEQMTNHYAKAGTFTTKVGLCVNLRNLRWFDAADLDSFFPRCYRLGAEDEKHAFIEDYRRTACTSLIQCVVERIRGERGEGEGGGTAGSTHQSCQSQKKACKRRAMSLVASRMIDSALKVCQDFLDSLEHNDIDIALETPPSLTEQEWLEFIHNYYLVVHDGVEIEETFHYLNSCQAMLRKLRDVNPQLDTDGIHNIWIVKPGAKSRGRGIMCAKRLDDILRLVDSDPALIKDSKWVVQKYLERPLLVHGTKFDLRQWFLVTDWNPLTVWFYKKCYLRFSTQPYSVETLDSSIHLCNNSIQKHFQPSQQRHPEVPEDNMWSCDQFRAFLSGQGRAAQWWSVVVPGMKKAVVHALQTAQDLVESRRGSFELYGADFMLGRDLRPWLIEINASPTMAPSTAVTTRLCAAVQEDTLRVVLDRRLDRGAHTGGFQLIYKQAAVEVPQYVGVNLLVEGSQIRRPRPPPQKSSKPSKGRSNQPAPRRPPQSQEYEAVAEKPKPAPSKKGLKSEVRHLTFSGFRVQTPLSTERPLAGEPWRLQRLGLVDSLQLPPRAQSRSMDCWRRPQVIVPWSGRARPFATPDIYKGPVLPLEVISLQDPDREPSALLVPTPLVQHAEFRFQKFFRQQNLHRRVIRTTCVGRGTHKSS; encoded by the exons ATGTTCCTGAACCTCACCACAGAGAAGGGCCTACAGCAAATACCAT CACCACCAGGTGAGGGAAGAGTGAGGCGCAGCTTGCTCAACCTGCCCATCATCAACCCAGAGAGACTGCGGACAGCAAAAGTACTGGTCGACAAAGCTGTAAAG ATGCGTATGGTGTTCTCCATACAGGGTCCATACCCTGTGGTTCGGGCTGCCCTGAAGGCGAGGGGTTGGGTAGAGCGCCGCCTGCCTCGGCCAAACCAGCACTGGAACCGGTGCCGTGGAGATGATGGGAATGATGCTGATGACAGTGATGATGACAATG ACAGCCCAGACGACAGAGAGGAAGACCCAGATGACATGTATGACCTAATG TCTCGCATGGTGAGGAACGAAACGTCATATTTCTATTGGACGACGCGTAGAGAGACAGTGGACAACCGCTCATTGCGAAAGGAACAGATGACCAATCACTATGCCAAAGCAGGCACCTTCACCACCAAG GTTGGGTTGTGTGTGAACCTGAGGAACCTGCGTTGGTTTGATGCTGCAGACCTTGACTCCTTCTTCCCACGCTGCTATAGGCTGGGGGCAGAGGATGAGAAACATGCCTTTATCG aggACTACAGGAGGACAGCATGCACCAGCCTTATACAGTGTGTTGTGGAGAGGATTCGGGGTGAGcgaggtgagggagagggaggtggcaCAGCTGGATCAACTCACCAATCATGTCAAA GTCAGAAAAAAGCATGCAAGCGTCGAGCCATGTCATTGGTGGCCTCCAGAATGATTGACAGTGCACTAAAAGTTTGCCAGGACTTCCTGGACAGCTTGGAACACAATGACATAGACATTGCCTTGGAAACACCACCATCCCTAACAGAACAAGAGTGGCTGGAGTTCATCCACAATTACTACCTGGTTGTCCA tgatggtgtagagatagaggagactttTCACTATTTGAACAGCTGTCAAGCTATGTTGCGGAAGCTTCGTGATGTCAATCCACAGCTAGACACAGACGGCATCCACAACATCTGGATAGTCAAACCTGGGGCCAAGTCCCGGGGCAGAG GCATCATGTGTGCCAAGCGGCTGGATGACATCCTGAGGCTGGTGGACAGTGACCCAGCCCTGATCAAGGACAGTAAGTGGGTGGTGCAGAAGTACCTGGAGCGCCCCCTGCTGGTCCACGGCACCAAGTTCGACCTCCGCCAGTGGTTCCTGGTGACTGACTGGAACCCTCTCACTGTCTGGTTTTATAAGAAGTGCTACCTACGCTTCTCCACCCAGCCATACTCAGTTGAGACACTGGACAG TTCTATCCACCTGTGTAACAACTCCATACAGAAGCACTTTCAGCCCTCCCAGCAGCGTCACCCAGAGGTGCCTGAGGACAACATGTGGTCATGTGACCAGTTCCGGGCCTTCCTGTCTGGACAGGGCCGAGCAGCAcagtggtggtctgtggtggtccCAGGGATGAAGAAGGCTGTGGTCCACGCCCTGCAGACTGCCCAAGACCTGGTGGAGTCACGCCGAGGGAGCTTTGAGCTCTACGGAGCCGACTTCATGCTAG GTCGTGACCTGAGGCCATGGCTGATAGAGATCAATGCCAGCCCCACCATGGCCCCCTCTACAGCAGTGACAACACGCCTGTGTGCAGCCGTGCAGGAGGACACTCTACGGGTGGTCCTGGACCGTCGGTTGGACCGAGGGGCACACACTGGGGGCTTTCAGCTTATATACAAACAG gcagcaGTGGAAGTGCCTCAGTATGTAGGGGTCAACCTGCTTGTTGAGGGCTCCCAGATCAGACGGCCCCGCCCTCCTCCTCAAAAATCCTCCAAACCCTCTAAGGGTCGTTCCAACCAACCAGCGCCCAGACGCCCTCCTCAAAGCCAGGAGTACGAGGCTGTGGCAGAGAAACCCAAGCCGGCCCCCTCTAAGAAGGGTCTGAAGTCTGAGGTACGACACCTTACCTTCTCTGGCTTCAGAGTCCAGACCCCACTTTCTACTGAGAGGCCCCTGGCCGGGGAGCCCTGGAGGCTGCAGCGTCTGGGCCTGGTTGACTCCCTCCAGCTGCCCCCCAGGGCTCAGTCCCGCTCTATGGACTGCTGGCGGAGACCCCAGGTTATTGTGCCCTGGTCAGGGCGAGCACGCCCCTTTGCTACCCCTGATATCTACAAAGGCCCTGTCCTTCCCTTGGAGGTCATCAGCCTTCAAGACCCAGACAGGGAGCCCAGTGCCCTGCTTGTGCCCACTCCTCTGGTCCAACATGCTGAGTTCAGGTTCCAGAAGTTTTTCAGGCAACAGAACCTCCATCGTAGGGTGATCAGGACCACATGTGTAGGGAGGGGAACTCACAAGAGCTCGTGA